A segment of the Marmota flaviventris isolate mMarFla1 chromosome 2, mMarFla1.hap1, whole genome shotgun sequence genome:
TCCAAATgcacacacctttaagtcctgatgcaccacggggatctgaaagatcactgtagtctgACACCGTAGTGTCAGGACTCTTGACTCACGCTTTTTCCTTCTTCGGATAATAAGGTGTGGCCCTGGGAGTGGCCCTAGGAGTAGGCGGCACCCAGAGGGGTTGAGATACACTCACTTGTTcccttgtaatcctaccccttgcctcatttgaatggcttcatCCCAATAAAACGGTTCAGCAtgtgctcctctctctctttccatggacccctaaggtcggaggagccatcacaggacccaaataaaaaggtatttgtctctgtgtgattatttcatgcagcccagttcacctggagtgaccttgagtCGTGAGACCCGACAAGGTGGTGTTGTTTTCCCTGTCCTTATATCTTATatccccttctttctcccttgcaTGTAAATTTCACTTTGCATGTTAATCTCCTTAAgtactggttttgttttttttgttttagaaaatccAGTGCTACTTCTCAGTGTTTGTTATACCCTGGACTGAAACGTACAAAATTCTGGGCAAGAACTGCAGCAACATCTGAATGCCCTGGAGCACACATCTGTAGTCACTGTATTCGATGGTCCAGAAACCAACAGTAATCTTCAgtagacaataaatatttgtcaaccTGTTTCCTTTAATGGTCTTCATGGTTGTGACtctactctctttttctttttcttaaattcttcagCTCTTAATAATATGATGTGGAGAGTCTGCTGGACCAGGACAATTTTGGGGTCCAAATGAAGTAATATGAATAATTTCTTCTGCCTTGCCTGACAAGAGAATTTCAGCCTTATATCAAGCAGGAGTCTTTAGATATTAAAATAAGATGGAAAAGATAAGGAGATTAAACAGAAGGGAAAATGTTTCAAGTAACTTGAATAAACAGCCCAGGGATATTTGCAAGTGTGTCCCATAATGGAATCTCTGAGGAGCCTAGTGAAGAGCACCCCTGTCCTCACCTGAAATTCGAAACAAAGAGAGCCAGGCAGAGTagcacaggcctataattccagcagctcagaaggctgaggcaggagaatcacaagttcaaagccagcctcagcaacctagtaaggccctaagcaacttagaaagaccctgtcttaaaataaaaaagggctgggggtgttgctcagtggttaagaacccctaggttcaatccctaataccaaacaaaaaatgtgtgaaagaaggagaaaaaacacAATTAAGAAATATGAGACTTTTGTTATTGATTAGCTCTAGGTTGAGAGATAGATGTACCTCATTTTCACATATAAGTGTACTTTCTACACCAAACTCCATAATTAGACTTCTGCCCCAACACACCAGCAACACTGGATCAGAGCTGGTCTTTCCATGAATTCTGTAGTATTCCTGCTGTAGGAGCAAAGGAAAATATATGCTCCCTGTTGGAAGAGGAAATGGGATACAAGAcccattttattttccccacGTAGACTGTCAGATTAATTCTGCCAGGAGAGGAAGGATCATGGCAGGGAAAAATCAGGAATGCCATTTTAAAGAGGATGTGCTTTCTGtctcagtctgttttctgttgctaatgtTTCAACATCATAGATTgggtatgttatttttttttaaggcaaatttTGACTTGTGTTTCTGTTCCAAGATCAAAGGACATGATCTGGTGATGACCTCCCTACTGGCAACATCTGGAGGTGGCATACAGTATCACATGGTGAAAGCTATGGAGTACACAAGAGACCCTTATCAAACTGGCTTCTATAGCAGAGCCACTCTCAAGATAACCCACTAACTCATGAACCCGCTAATCTATTTACCATGTGAATGAATTATTCCTTTAATCATGTGAATGGATTAATCTGTTAATCACATgtatggattaatccattcatgagagcAGAGCCCTAACCACCTCTCAAAAGTCCCAAATGATCCTTTTAATACCTCACAATGGTGATTAAATGTCAATATAAGTTTAGGAGGAAACTTATTCAAATCacatattcaaatattcaaatcaCAGCACTTTTCATGACGGCTGGACAACAGTGGGGTATAAATGTCCCCCCCACCCGATGATTTGACTCAAGGCCTCAAACATTGTCAGCAGGCTCCTCCCACTCCACTTCCTCCACATGGTCTCAGGAGAGCTGccagcaactcagtgggatcaCCTTTGTCCTCATTCACATCCAGTAGAAAGGAATATCTCATGCCCAAGCCTCTAGAAAAAggctgaaaacacacacacacacacacacacacacacacacacacaccacagaacaTTCATCTAAGGGAGTTGGAAGTTAGGAATAGGGATATTATCCAATGGTTCCAGTCAGTATTAATTGAGGGTAGCTCCTAGAGGGCATTAATTCCCTAGTATTTCTGGCCTGGTTGCTCCAGAGCACAGCAAACAGCAGAGAGTACCTGCAGATAAAGGGGTACAGGTGCTGGCACTTGGAAGTTGACCTGGCatgcacagagagagaaaggctgAAAGGATACAGCAGAGTACCAGCAGAATGTTCCTTGCACATATGCATTGTAAACTGTGAGGCATACTAGCCACAACAGGATAGCTGGGACCTCTCACATAACAGAAACTTTAGCTTCTAGTCTCTATCAAAATTCTGGAAGGTTCAGGACCCTGTTTCATGTGGGTCCTAGGTGAGATTCCTCTCTGCCAACTATCTGGGATGATACTAACCTAAAATATCAGCAAGTTTGAAAAAAGCAGGACCTACTCATGAAAGAGTTACAAAGATTAAAGATGATAATGTACATAAATTGCATAATACCATGTTCTAACACAAGGCAGGTATTCAAACGAATGCTAGCTAGTAGTAGGCAGTAGCAGTGATAGTAATTTAATATTAATCAGTAACTAATGCTCTTCAGGTATTTTGGCTATTTTGTCCCCAAGGCAGGGATTATTATCTTCAGGGAGAAAAAAGAGATGGGACATTCATGCCCATTAATCTCTTGGATTTTTCAGCCCATATTTGAAGattctttttaaactatttttttctcatttattgtatttttataggaAATTACAAAGATAATTCAGAAAAGTTCCCTGGACCCTTCATCTAGTTATCCCTAGTAGTTTTAgtttatataatagaaaaaaatcacaactagGAAGTTGACATTAGTACAGTGTATGTGtgtcattttgttacatgtgtaCATTTGTGTAACTACCACCACAATCCAGATATCAGACCCATGCCATCCCAGAGAGCCATGCTGTGCTGCTTCTGGATACCCAGTAAGAGACCACAGGCCCTTTGCCTCACAGTGGTCTGCTTATGCCCAACCTTTCCTGTCTGCcaataataaaaagcaaagtgGGCAGGTTGGGCAGCGAAAGCTCACTTTTGAATGTTCAAGTCAATGTCATAAAGTTTagtaaaacattataaaaagaatagagagacaatacagaattatataaaacaaaaatagaaatggaacaatTAGTCCAACCATAAATGAAAatgagatataaaataaataggtcTTAGAGGCTTAAATCAACCACTAAGTAATATTAAAAAGGCAATCAAGGAAAAAACTTTACAAACAGGTATTGAGCAAAAACTGCTAAAGGCTGAATATACATGCATCCTCATAATAACCAGTTCCACTTATAGGCACATACTAACAGAAACAAGTATACATGTCcaccatacatacatacatgtatgtttaTTGCAAGTAGCTATTATTCTTATAAGTTGAAAACTACTCAAAAATtcattatcagaaaataaataaattgtgatttGTTTGTGTAATGGAATTCTACCCCATAATAAAAGTGAACTATAAGTACAAACACCAGcaaaatatatgttgaatgaaagaaaccaaaaacaAGAGAATACATACTGCATAAATAATCTCTAAAAATTTAATCAGTTATCTCAACCAAGGCAAGGTGTTAGAATCGAGACAGAGGTTGCTTTTTGAGGTTCCTCATTTGCATCATGGAGGAAATCTCCTTGGAAAGCCATTTCATAGGTTTGTTACGATGATTGAATTAGATGGAGAGAGCAGCAGGCCTGTGAGAGGCACCCAGTTTGCCTCCCATGGCATTAGATTTGCATGGCAGGATGCTTCTGACCTTTGCACAAGGATTTCACCAGCgtttcctcttttcctccatcCCCTTTTCTCCCCTAGGCCTCTCTGGCAATACTCTGTGTCTGGGGCAGGAGAGAAGACCAAAGAGTCATGTGGTACACTTGGCTTGCTCTCAGCCCCAGGTTGGGTCTAGCATGTACCTTCTCTACAAGAGTTATAGGAGGGAGAAGCCCATTGAGATAGGCCACTGTAAATTTTGGATGCTCAGTGATTTGTGCCAAAAAGAGGTAAACCAGACCCCTGAACTGTCATTCTTAGAAAGGATGCTGACTTTGGATAAAGTCTGAAGACATAAAGGGTAAATGGTTCCCCCACAATGATGCCAATTCTCCCTACCTGAGCAGAGGGCCTCAATGTGTCCAGACTGTCTGTATAGACCATGAGGTCTATGCTGAACATCTACTCTCCTGGGAGTCTAGAATTTTGACACACGCAGAGGTTGGGACCAGTTCCCAACAAAAACCATGGGCACTGATCTCTAACCTGCTTCTCTGGGATATGACATTTCATAAGTGTCATCACAGCTCATTGCTGGGGATTAAGCCTGTCCCTGTGTGATGGCACTGGGAGAGGATTTTGCAAGCTTCCACCTGGTTTGTGTAGACTTCACCCAGGCACGCACCTTTTCTTTCtaatgattttgttttgctttttgtcctGAGTATGACTGTACACTAGTCCTCTGAGACCTCTAATGAATCACCCAACCTAGTTTGCTCCTGGGGACCTGAGACATACACGCAGTGTAAGTCATGGTGTGGTGTGTGTACAGGGAGAACACAGGGCTCCCCCATGCTTGGAACAGAGGTCAGGGATGTTCCTGAATCCAGAATAGTCAGAAGAGGTGGGCTGGGGTCAAGAATGGCAAGGTTCCCTCAAAGACCACTGCACCGGACCCTAAAGACCACTGAATATGTGTGAGTCATATGAGTGAAGGTATGAGtgtagggctgagaatgtgaagGTATGTGTGAATATGTACAAGTATGTCCATGTGTCTGCAAGTAGTgagattgtgtgtgtatgtgggtgtatTAATGTGGGCGTCATTGAAAGTAAGGGTGAGTGAGCATGCATGTGGGTGTAGTGAGACCCCAGGGaaggacacaatgccttttagaACTTTATAGCAGCTGGTGCACAGTGTAGCCATTAAAGGACTCATCGAAGATATTCGCACAAAAGCTCATTTCTCCAGACAAGAGCTGTTCCAGAGCTGGTAATATTGCACCCAAGGCACCGTGTATATCAAAGATTGGCAAATCAAAGTctgtgaaggggaaaaaaaacatacaatCAGCTACAGAGGAAATAGTTTTCAAGGGCAAATAAACGGCTCCTGCCCCTCAGGCCCTGGTGGGCCCAGGGAGTAACTGTCTACAGTCAGCTAGTGGCACTAAGAGGGAGGGACACCAGTCTAGTCATTGGGGACCCATAGCAGGTGCACCTGGAGCCCATAACCCGGCAGGATCCAGGAATGATGGCAAGGGGCAATGACAATGTTCCTGTCCTCCACTCGTACACCTACATCCAGGCACAGGGAGAGATTCTCATATCTGCCAGCTTGAAGAAGGGACGAACTTAGGGACCAGGAAAAGCAGAAAGGGACAGGCATAACTTGGAAGACAAGGAGGAGATTGGACaatcctcagcaacttggaaagtAAGAATCCAGACTTGAACAAGGGCCCCAAGGAAAAGGAAACACTGCTTTCTGCAGAGGGCTAGGCAGGTGGGAGTGGAGGCCAGGCGACAGAAGGCCTGGGCCCGTAACTATGCTGCCCAGTAGAGAGACTACCTAATCAAAGAGtcttcctccctcttccaggTGCCTCAGGAGGGTTAGGCAGCCCCCAGGGCTGCATCCTAACCAGCAGGATCCTCACAGCTGGAAAAGCTGCCAACATCCAATGAGTGCATTTCAAAATGTCATTTCCAAACTAAAATCAGCACAATGTAGTGATGTATGCacaccaatatttatagaagcataatccacaatagccaagctatggaactaaaCTAGGTGCCCAttaatagacaaatggataaagaaaatgagacgTACATGCATAATGGAGTtctgctcagccataaagaagaataaaattatgtcatttgcaagtaaattaatggaattagagaatatcgtgctaagtaGAATAAAccagacttagaaagtcaagagtcaaatattttctcttgtacATGGAAActagagataaaaaagaaatttaaaaaggaatctcatgaaaatagaagtacAGTAGAAGTAGGGAaccaggagggaggagaggaaaagggaagcaCTGAGAAATGAAATTGACCCTGTATGAATATATCAGAGTGCATtccaattgtgtatatataactataatgcaataatacataaataaataagagggagagaatagagtagaggaaggggatcagggaaGGGATGAAgatagggaaagaggaaatactgagGTATTGAGATAGAGCAAGTTATGTTATATACATtgatgaatatgtcaaaatgaacctcactattatgtataactgtaatgcactaaaaagtaatgaataaataaaatgttcattccACTTCCTTTTTGATCTCAGGTCCCTCTCAAAAGACTCCCATCACATACCTTTTTCAGCTTCTTTTTTTGCAGGGGGCAGTCAGtagtttttgtttcattcctttTGCATTTGGTCCTGCTGATCTTCACAGTAAGCAAATACTCCACTCCTGTTGTCAGCTGATGAGAAGCAACTGTTAGTTTCAACTCTACACATCCAATGACTGAGACTGTCCAAGAAGGGACAAAACTAGGATTGAATCCCCAGAGCCACAATTCCTGTTTCCATAGCTCACCCCATCCAAAACTCAGCTCCTATCTTCCCTCTTGGCTTAACAAGTCTCAGTGGTACCCAAGGTTCCTGGTGAGCCCCCAATTCCTGGACCCTGGATTATTATTTCAGCTATAGATTGCTTATCTTCTGTTTCCCATCCATATTCAGGACAAAGGAAGTGGCAGCAAGCTAGGTTGCCTAGCAACCACAAACCACTCCCCAGTGGTCACATACCATCTTCATAATGCAGAGAGCCAGTGTCTCATTTATGTCCTCCCAGTCCCTACAGCCATTTCCTCCCCACCTAACCTCCCCTTCCTGCCTGGTCaatctgaagagagagagagtttagcACATAGCTAAAAATGGATTTCAGAATCAAAATTGATTTGGGGCATGCACTCCCCATTTACTgactctgtgaccttgagcaagttacttaacagCCTCATTTCCTTCACTTACAGAGTCCAAATAACCATTATGCCTTCTTGTGGAGTTAGTTATGTGCACTAAAGGGAAGCATGCAATTCACTTAATgcattcaaaatacattttaaatcttgtaaaattataaattttttaatatttcagtaaAGTATCTGGAACATTACTCTGGAGCAGCTATGGAGTTGGGAGAGCCAGAGAAGAGAAGACAGGAGATCTGGCTTTATCTCCTAAGATCTCTAAACTTGGATGATCCTTCCAACTCCCTGAATCTGTTTTTTTCTGGGGTGTACAAGAATGAAGGAAGAGAATGTGGTAAATATGTGAGCTACGGGGAAGGCAAAGTCACAGCCATTTCCTATGGTTGTCCTTTGTCTTCTTTTACTCATGATCAAGTCTAACCCTGTGAAGACTAAAGGGAGGATGGTTAAGAAAGGTCTTTGTGGACAGGGAGATCCCTCACTCAGAAGAAAAACTCCAATCCACTTTGCAAATGAGACATTGAGGCCTGTAGAGTTACATGATTATTGTTTCCTGTTGGGAACTGAGCTGGATTCCCCAGGTTATTAGAGAGCTCTGAATTGGTAAGGGAAAATGCTACAAGGAGTCCCCTGCTTTCTTGCCCAAATGTCAGTGGTCAAGTCAAATGAAATAACTTGATGTTCTCTGGGGTTGTAGAAGCAGGGCATGTCTATTCGGCTCCTGGAAgattccactagaaaacttcagGGCAGGGCCTCAGGTATATCAGCTTAAAGTAATACTGTGACCCCAGCTCCAACATTCACTGGAAACACCCCAGGGTACAGATGCTCCTCTGCTGGTCATCAAAGGGCAGTTCCAACTATGAATTGGCCTCTTGCAGGGCTGTCCAAACACTGCCACCCTGACCATCATATTCTCTGTATATAGGAAAAAATTACAATTCTGGTCATATATTTAACTAACAATCCAGTGTGCAAAGTAATATTCAGttagccttgatttttttttacctttgtcttatttatttatttttatgtggtgctaaggatccaggGCTTTGCATGCACTaaatgagcgctctaccactgagccacagccacagccccttagccttgatttttaagaaatggttGTAATAACAGCAAATGTTTTTACAAGTGCTATTAGATGTCAACACTGTGCTAAGTATTTCCCTCTTATTCTGACCCACTTcgcaggtgaggaaactgataATGGCAGAGTTGAGATGACACTTCACCAAAAGCCCACAGTTGGGAAGAGCTAAATGTCAAAACCAGAAAGGATACTTGGAGCTCAGACTCAGGCAACCCTTCATACCAACCTGCTATAATACTCTGTAAGGTATTGGGACACTCATAGTCAGGGGAATTCACAATCAAATCTGCCAGGAGACCTGTCTTCAAGATCACCCAGCTATCAAGAGGCAAATCTGTTCTGTCACTTATCATTTTGAATGACATTAGAAATTTGTTCAGAAAGATTGTTTAGAAAGTCTTCTTTAACAGTTAACTGTTAATCATGGATTGATCTCACAAGTCAGGATTTGGAATCTTGGTTTTATCCTTGGGAAACAGACCCAAGACAACAAGTTAAATGAGAACACTACCATCTGGCGGTAGAAGCATGTAATTGACAGGGACCCGCAGGAATGTCGACGCTGTGATAAGAGGACAGCCTGTGTATCACACTAACACTGCCCACCACAACACCCTGCCTTTCTGCCTGGCTAATCTTCCCTCTACCAAATGCTTGCATTTCTCTCTGGCTAGAGATCTTTCCCTTAATCAATTAGTTTTTCCCAATCTGGCTAAATTAAGATCTCGTACTGTCTTTGTCCTAAGTTACATAATTTATCATCTGAACTTGAGCGAAGGTTACACCAATAAAAGTGGTTTTCAAACAACTTCCCTTTACTTTATCATCTTtcaattgatatatttttaaaactttgtaatcAGGAGGCAATGTAATTGAAGTCTATCTCCCACCTCTCCCACctttcctgtctcaaaaagacTTCTGTGATTCTAGAACACAGAAAACCCAATCTGAAATTCTACAACCCTAGACACTGAAAAACTATTTTGGGGAAGAAGAAACCTGTAGAATGTTTGCATTTGCCAAATGAAACGCTTCTAAAAAACAGAAACATCCTTATTTATTATCCTCTGGAAAGAGCAGTAGGGAACCTCAGTGGACATGTTGCTTTTGACCAAGAGTAAAGGAGTGAGGGTTGACTCCAGTCCTCAGACCAGTATTTTGAAAGCATGACTAAGGTAAACAACTCTAAAAGGTACCCATTCAAAGTGAAGCTGCTCCCCACTTGGAGTCACTGTCTTTGGCTTCTTTTGGGAGCCTCATCAGAAGGCCTATGTGTTGGCAAATACAAGAATGGGGGCCCTGAAAATGTCTGGAGAAACTAAGGCACAAACCTGCATCTGACTTCGAATTAGCTTCCGTACTCGAAATAAGTAGGTATCGTTGCTGGCATTGTTGTAGGAATCAATGAAGAAGCTGAGTGTTGAGTTCCTATTGTTCTTGCTCATGGACACATTCTGGAAGCCCTCCCACCTTTCAAAGTGACCGAGTACAGCTACCAGCACCACCGCAACCAGCAATAGCAGGGGAGTCCTCCAGTCTCTGAGGCCCATTTTTCAGCCTCAGAAACCTCCTCTCATTTGGCACAGGTGAAGGTACGCAGCGTCAGTAGCAATTCTCTTGCTCTTCCAAGGTGGATCTCACCAACAGCTTTTCCTGAAAGATGGCTTGCCTGCATTTAAACACAAATCAAGACCCAGGCCTCGTCCTTCTCAGGTCCTGAAGGAGGCCAGTCAAGGAAATCTCCCTGAAGGGCTTCTCAGCCCACACCAGTCAGTTTTCTACCCATTACAACACACAGTCCAGGCAAGGGAAGTTTCCAAAAACCTGAGGTATAAAAGCCTCCTTCCTTGCCTACATGCAAGAAAACTCCAGCACAGACCAGTACAGTGTTATTCAATAACAACTGACATAGAAGACGGGTAATATTTAAACTGAGATATAAGGAATCAGTTACATTTAACAAGGAGTACATTCTACATACCTACCTTGGGTTCCCAGAGTCCTACCAAGCCATCAACTATTCTGTGTGCTTCCTCTAAAGACAGGTTTTCCTTGCCACGCAGTTGTCACAGATTTCTGCCTATTAAGTCTAACTGTACCTGCAGGCCCTGGCACTGACTCTTGCCATCCCCAATGGAGTTTTGTGACATAATCCTACCCTCCCTATGAGGGAAGAATAATATGTGGGCCACATTAAGAAATTAATCCTACAGAGCCCTAAAATTTTCCTGCACCCAGAAGCCCAAAAGAACATcttagttttaaaacatttattaatgtGAGACTTGAACaggattctcaaaaaaaaaaagaatgctcatGGAATAATTGATAAAATGTGAATGAAAACTGTAAAATAGTTAATAGTGTTGTCATTTGCTAACTTCTTAGTTTTCATCATTGTACTGcgattttaaaatgttaacatttggggACATGAAGGATATAGGACAAGGCTTTATGTTATTTTTGCAACTTCTTTGGAAGActgaaattattccaaaataaatgttaaaatatccaaaactaaataaaactatTGATCTGTAAGAATCAGCATGATATGGCAGGGGAAGCACAAGTCTCATTATCCAATTTTCCTGGACTAAGTCTCATACTAGGGATTCTGGGAATGTTATTTCATCTCCCTGAGCCTCTACTTCTTTGTAACACGAGAATGGAGAAAAGACTCATAGGTGACTAAGTAGATAAAGGTAAAGAACCTGTTCCCAAGTCAGGCTTTTGTGGGTGTTCAGAAAACATCTATATGATTTTTCTCTGGCTCTGAATGCACACACTTATGTTTGTGATCTGTGGACCCCCTAGCCCCTAAACCAGGCCACCCTCCATTGTGAAAATCCTTCCAGGACCATTACAATATCCACCCTTGACCCCGGAGCCTACCTTGCTAGGACATATCCAGCCAATGTAAATGGAAGCTTTGGAATTCCTTGAGCCAGAGCAGAAGACAACTACTGGAGAATAGATGCAAAAAGATTCCAAATAATATGTGAGGCTATCTATCTCACCTATCTCAGATCTGGATGATCTCAGCATGCTCTAGAAATCGGGGATGCATCTGATGAACTCTAGACCTCAGAGAGGACAATTAAAATTCAGTGAGTTGTATAAGAAAACCCATGAACATGAAgctaaaagtattaaaaacaaatcTGCTTAAGAAATATGGGAGTTAGTAATTCTAaagggatcaaagacttaggcattagaccaaagaccctgtgcctaacagaataaaaagtaggcaCAAATCTATATCATGTCAGCTTGGGAATCAACTCCCTTAACAAGACTGCTGAAgatcaagaagtaaaatcaaggatctataaatgggatggaatcaaactaagtttcttcacagcaacgGAAACAATCCAGGAAGTGAAGAGacagactacagaatgggagaaaatctttgcctcagatagagcattaatctccagaatatataaagaactcaaaaaaaattaacccaaaatacaaataatccagtcaataaatgggcaaaagaactcaacagatacttcatagaaaaagaaataagatcggtcaacaaatatatgaaaatatgttcaacatctctagcaattagagaaatgcaaattaaaactacactgaaattccatctcattccagtaagaatgacaattatcaagaatataagcaacaataaaatgttggagaggatataggagaaaaggaacactcatGCATCactgatgggactgaaaattggtgcaaccattatggaaagcagtatgaagattcctcaggaaacttggaatggagccaccatgtgacccagttatcccactccttggtatatacacaaaggacttaaaatcagcatattacagtggcacagccacatcaatgtttatagctaaattatggaaccaacctaggtaccttcaatagatgaatgaataaagaaaatacagtatatgtacataataaatattactcaacaataaagagaaatgaaattatgtcatttgctgataaatgaatagaactggaaattatcatgctaagtaaaataagtcaatcccaaaaaaaccaaaggctgaatgaatGTTCTTTGTAATATGTGGAttctaactcacaataaggggcggtggggagaatagaagtactttggattagacaaaggggaatgaagggaagggagggggaataggaataggaaaaatagtaaatgaatcagacattcatttcctatgtgcatatatgattacaaaccaatgtaattctacattgtgtacaacctgaagtatgaaaagttatactccatatatgtgtaatatgtcaaaatgcattctactgacatgtataactaataagaacaaatttttaaaaagaaaatatgacagtTAGAATCTGTgtgttgtggtgcacacctataatcccagtgattcaggaggttgaagcaggaggaccacaagtttgaggccaacctcagtaacttagagaggcccggaccaacttagcaagacctatctCAAACTCAAAAATTTAAGAGTTGGAGGATGTAGCTTAGGAATTAGTTGTCtatatattaagagaaaaatgaatcacTGGTAATTTCCATGGAAAAAGAGGAAGGCATAGACCTGGACCTGtccaaagaagagattaaaaagaaGGTTTCtaccaatggaacaaaatagaagatacagagacaaatccacataagtacagttacctcatattagacaaaggcaccataaacatacattggagaaaagatggc
Coding sequences within it:
- the Cstl1 gene encoding cystatin-like 1 codes for the protein MGLRDWRTPLLLLVAVVLVAVLGHFERWEGFQNVSMSKNNRNSTLSFFIDSYNNASNDTYLFRVRKLIRSQMQLTTGVEYLLTVKISRTKCKRNETKTTDCPLQKKKLKKTLICQSLIYTVPWVQYYQLWNSSCLEK